A single region of the Pyricularia oryzae 70-15 chromosome 4, whole genome shotgun sequence genome encodes:
- a CDS encoding V-type proton ATPase subunit B: MADPRESSSYSVLPRIRYNTIGGVNGPLVILDNVKNPSYNEIVSLTLPDGTTRSGQVLEARGSRAIVQVFEGTSGIDVKKTKVEFTGENLKLGVSEDMLGRIFDGSGRPIDKGPKVLAEDFLDINGQPINPYSRVYPEEMISTGISAIDTMNSIARGQKIPIFSASGLPHNEIAAQICRQASLVNKEGVTNKGVHDGHEENFNIVFAAMGVNLETARFFTRDFEENGSLERTTLFLNLANDPTIERIITPRLALTTAEYYAYQLEKHVLVILTDLSSYCDALREVSAAREEVPGRRGFPGYMYTDLSTIYERAGRVEGRNGSITQIPILTMPNDDITHPIPDLTGYITEGQIFVDRGLDNRGIYPPINVLPSLSRLMKSAIGEGMTRKDHGDVSNQLYAKYAIGRDAAAMKAVVGEEALSAEDKLSLEFLEKFERTFINQGPYEARTIYESLDLAWSLLRIYRKDMLNRIPAKIINEYYQRTSERKGKAKAQDKPSAPGTSAAGNPAEENLIDA; the protein is encoded by the exons ATGGCGGACCCTCGAGAGTCGTCATCCTACTCGGTACTGCCGAGAATCAGGTACAACACCATCGGTGGTGTCAACGGTCCGCTTGTTATTCTCGACAAT GTCAAAAACCCCAGCTACAACGAGATCGTGTCCCTCACCCTGCCTGATGGAACCACACGGTCAGGACAGGTTCTTGAGGCGCGAG GCAGCCGTGCCATCGTACAG GTCTTCGAGGGCACATCAGGCATCGACGTCAAGAAG ACAAAAGTCGAGTTCACTGGCGAGAACCTGAAGCTCGGTGTTTCGGAAGACATGTTGGGCCGCATCTTCGACGGATCTGGCCGACCTATCGACAAGGGTCCCAAGGTACTCGCTGAAGACTTTTTGGACATCAACGGACAGCCGATCAACCCTTACTCCAGA GTGTACCCTGAGGAGATGATCTCGACTGGTATATCCGCCATTGATACCATGAACTCGATTGCTCGTGGACAGAAGATTCCTATCTTCTCGGCCTCAGGTCTACCACACAACGAGATTGCTGCCCAGATTTGTCGGCAAGCCAGCTTGGTCAACAAGGAGGGTGTTACGAACAAGGGCGTTCACGATGGCCATGAGGAGAACTTCAACATTGTGTTTGCAGCCATGGGTGTCAACCTGGAAACTGCCCGCTTTTTCACTCGTGATTTCGAGGAGAACGGCAGTCTCGAACGCACAACCCTCTTCCTGAACCTTGCTAATGATCCAAC TATCGAGCGTATCATCACACCCCGTCTTGCACTCACCACTGCCGAATACTACGCCTACCAGCTCGAGAAGCACGTGTTGGTTATCCTTACCGATTTGTCTTCGTACTGTGATGCTTTGCGAGAGGTCTCGGCTGCGCGTGAAGAAGTGCCAGGTCGCCGTGGTTTCCCTGGTTACATGTACACGGATTTGTCCACCATCTACGAGCGCGCCGGACGTGTCGAGGGACGAAATGGATCCATTACGCAAATCCCCATTTTGACCATGCCCAACGACGATATCACCCACCCGATTCCCGACTTGACTGGTTACATTACCGAGGGTCAGATTTTCGTCGACCGTGGTCTTGACAACCGTGGTATCTACCCACCCATCAACGTCCTGCCGTCTCTTTCGCGCCTCATGAAGTCGGCCATTGGCGAGGGTATGACGCGCAAGGACCATGGCGACGTTTCAAACCAGCTGTATGCAAAGTACGCCATTGGACGTGACGCGGCGGCTATGAAGGCTGTCGTTGGTGAAGAGGCACTATCGGCTGAAGACAAGCTCTCCCTCGAGTTCTTGGAGAAGTTTGAGCGTACTTTCATCAACCAGGGTCCTTATGAGGCGCGCACGATTTACGAGTCTCTGGACCTTGCCTGGTCTCTGCTCCGCATTTACCGGAAGGACATGTTGAATCGTATTCCGGCCAAGATCATCAACGAGTACTACCAGAGGACATCTGAGCGCAAGGGCAAGGCCAAGGCACAAGACAAGCCGAGCGCCCCTGGAACCTCGGCGGCTGGTAACCCAGCGGAGGAAAACTTGATCGATGCCTAA
- a CDS encoding peptidyl-prolyl isomerase CWC27 produces MSTIYNTEPQPTASVILHTSVGELSVELFAKQTPLTSRNFLQRCLDGYYDNTIFHRLVPGFIVQGGDPTGTGNGGESIYDGGALSGDLDPWPMDQRRGKNAGPLGINFKDEFHSRLKFNRRGLLGMANEGAPDTNGSQFFFTFDKADELNSKNTMFGRVAGDTIYNLQKIGEAELAEGTERPLYPIKLERVEILVNPFDDMKKRERVVKVVDTAPAPAKKPKKRKVGKQLLSFGDEEGEGEELPILKKPKFDTRIVMDDEATETPVKRPKDGKPTEVKDATLAKTSAAGKEAGVNAVGMKDATASSDSTVKLRDDPQKPNEPSGSPPPLLTRIQPRYGDDEPAQGKNTKAKDNRTALEKANDEIATLKASMRRNVNSEPIKEEKKSALELMIPETSTRGRKRRGGANNNDVAEEQKTMNLLKAFQSKLADAPSTSTNAQESPTGEHATGEGATGGAGEKPAEDEGEVCDLHFIINCQSCQAWDKLEGKDESDDEGWMSHALSFAADKLGKDLNYRRKAEEELIVIDPREKARSLQEEKRQEKGSRTGGSGRAWDQARNAQMSRSSNLAGRGAR; encoded by the coding sequence ATGTCAACAATATATAATACGGAGCCTCAACCAACAGCATCAGTCATCCTTCACACATCGGTTGGCGAACTGTCTGTTGAGCTTTTCGCCAAGCAGACCCCTCTAACGTCGCGCAACTTCCTTCAGCGTTGTTTGGATGGATACTACGACAATACCATTTTCCACCGTCTTGTGCCTGGATTCATAGTCCAAGGTGGTGATCCTACAGGAACGGGCAATGGCGGCGAATCAATCTACGATGGAGGTGCTCTATCGGGTGATCTTGATCCGTGGCCTATGGATCAGCGAAGAGGCAAGAATGCAGGACCTCTGGGCATCAACTTCAAGGACGAATTTCACTCGCGGCTCAAGTTCAACAGGAGAGGATTGCTAGGTATGGCAAATGAGGGGGCGCCAGACACAAATGGCAGTCAGTTCTTTTTCACCTTTGACAAGGCCGATGAACTCAACAGCAAGAACACCATGTTTGGACGCGTAGCCGGCGACACTATCTACAACCTGCAAAAAATAGGAGAGGCCGAGTTGGCGGAGGGAACCGAGCGGCCACTTTATCCTATCAAGCTAGAGCGCGTAGAGATACTCGTCAACCCCTTTGACGACATGAAGAAGAGGGAAAGAGTTGTCAAGGTTGTGGATACTGCACCGGCCCCAGCCAAGAAGCCCAAAAAGAGGAAGGTCGGCAAACAACTGCTTAGTTTCGGTGACGAGGAAGGGGAGGGCGAAGAGCTTCCCATACTGAAAAAGCCTAAATTCGACACAAGAATAGTCATGGATGACGAGGCAACAGAAACGCCTGTCAAGCGCCCCAAGGACGGAAAGCCTACAGAGGTCAAAGACGCGACTCTTGCTAAGACTTCTGCGGCAGGAAAAGAGGCAGGGGTAAACGCGGTCGGGATGAAGGACGCTACTGCGTCCTCGGACAGTACCGTAAAATTGCGCGATGACCCACAGAAGCCGAACGAACCCTCAGGATCACCGCCCCCACTACTAACACGGATCCAGCCGAGATATGGCGACGATGAGCCCGCGCAAGGGAAGAATACAAAGGCTAAAGATAATAGGACGGCGCTCGAAAAGGCAAATGATGAAATTGCTACCCTCAAAGCATCCATGCGCCGAAACGTGAACTCGGAGCCTATCAAGGAGGAAAAGAAGTCAGCATTGGAGCTGATGATACCAGAAACCTCGACTAGAGGCAGGAAGCGGCGAGGGGGTGCCAACAATAACGATGTTGCGGAAGAACAAAAGACGATGAACCTTTTGAAAGCCTTCCAATCCAAGCTCGCGGATGCTCCGAGCACAAGCACGAACGCTCAAGAATCTCCGACCGGAGAGCATGCCACGGGTGAGGGAGCTACAGGGGGCGCGGGTGAAAAGCCGGCAGAGGATGAGGGAGAAGTATGTGATCTGCATTTCATCATTAACTGCCAGAGCTGCCAAGCCTGGGACAAGCTCGAGGGCAAAGACGAAAGCGATGACGAAGGATGGATGTCACACGCTCTTAGCTTTGCGGCAGATAAGCTCGGAAAGGACCTCAATTACAGGAGGAAGGCTGAGGAAGAGCTCATCGTGATCGACCCCCGTGAAAAGGCGCGTAGCTTACAAGAGGAAAAACGTCAGGAGAAAGGAAGCCGGACAGGAGGGTCCGGTCGGGCATGGGATCAGGCTCGGAATGCGCAAATGTCAAGGTCTTCCAATCTTGCAGGCAGAGGTGCCAGATAG
- a CDS encoding heat shock factor protein HSF24, which yields MFASMSPPNPRKRAAPGAIPAVQIPTTVQQYQSPYATPLDQVSRWNGAEVYATDPITPGPKNIPQFNMTEPHSSYPNATTHQSYQHQAIATPGPTNAIARRPAGSSRALVTRQQYDGLSTEPWPSFSDETALMPASGVVNPLDENDNIALLEERAARAKRDAQANRKQIPPFVQKLGSFLNEEKNTDLIRWSQKGDSFIVLDEDEFAKTLIPELFKHNNYASFVRQLNMYGFHKRVGLSDNSMKASERKNKSPSEYYNPYFQRGHPNLLWLINKPKSGNSKKRSAKNNDGAEVESDEDATPTVEDINGAGYVGAAQNSSRSGGPAQGDPGSQALQKKDFQVVKDQLNQLQTQQRAISNMIQRLRSDHTALYNQALAFQNMHERHENSINAILNFLANVFRKSLEEQGGNSNHTMQDLLASIIPNGGSGSQMHKGSVVDLGDFVQQQSVDHSNVADNTPKRGQRLLLPSRGGRASATSTAAKSPSASYATSPRGQMGSVTELFDNSPNEVTSPPDYLSNDLRQSPQQMMRIIDATNAAGATADIDLPDIAAKTPVTLSSDQRNQMLNLMASQATAPQSTSSIPATASPLPATTTATSPQPIPAMQQRQQQHRATPPPVPAQAASGMVSSPVNSALGASPPRSLSPLMSSMPPPPSLHDITMTQEELDSLQRLQDEQKHKIDEISHFLAPLSPSGRVPGVDEAGNPTTVSPEASGSYFPDMTDNMDIEQFLDSSAFGAFDASGTGGSADDFNFSLDANYDGSTPVAAYSLAAPITESHSNTPSSAATEEYVIRKDFAENDGSAVGPDAKRRRMG from the exons ATGTTCGCTTCCATGTCTCCGCCGAATCCCAGGAAGCGGGCGGCCCCAGGCGCAATACCTGCAGTTCAAATCCCGACGACCGTGCAGCAGTACCAATCGCCCTACGCCACCCCACTGGATCAGGTTTCACGCTGGAACGGCGCCGAAGTCTATGCTACTGACCCGATCACCCCGGGCCCCAAGAACATCCCGCAATTCAACATGACCGAGCCGCACTCCTCATATCCCAACGCAACCACCCATCAGTCATACCAGCACCAGGCCATCGCGACGCCTGGGCCGACAAATGCAATCGCCCGAAGACCTGCCGGTTCAAGCCGCGCCCTCGTTACCCGCCAGCAGTACGATGGCCTCTCGACAGAACCGTGGCCCTCATTCAGCGACGAGACCGCGCTGATGCCTGCCAGTGGCGTCGTTAACCCCCTCGACGAGAACGATAACATCGCGCTGCTGGAGGAGCGGGCTGCGAGGGCGAAGAGAGATGCTCAGGCCAACAGGAAACAGATCCCACCATTTGTTCAGAAACTTGGCAG CTTCCTCAACGAAGAGAAGAATACGGACCTAATCCGATGGTCGCAGAAGGGAGACTCGTTCATAGTCTTGGACGAGGATGAGTTCGCCAAGACTCTTATTCCCGAGCTTTTCAAGCACAACAACTACGCCTCGTTCGTCAGGCAGCTCAACATGTACGGCTTCCACAAGCGCGTGGGTCTCTCAGACAATTCGATGAAGGCGAGCGAACGAAAGAACAAGAGCCCGAGCGAGTATTACAACCCATACTTTCAGCGCGGCCACCCTAATCTTCTTTGGCTTATCAACAAGCCCAAGAGTGGCAACTCCAAGAAGAGGAGTGCCAAGAACAACGACGGGGCAGAGGTCGAGAGTGACGAGGATGCAACACCCACCGTCGAGGACATCAATGGCGCTGGTTACGTGGGGGCTGCGCAGAACTCGTCGAGGAGCGGAGGCCCCGCGCAGGGCGACCCGGGATCGCAGGCGTTGCAGAAGAAGGACTTTCAAGTGGTCAAGGATCAACTGAACCAGTTACAAACTCAGCAGAGGGCAATATCAAATATGATACAAAGGCTCCGTAGCGATCACACGGCACTGTACAATCAGGCGCTGGCATTCCAGAATATGCATGAGCGCCACGAAAACTCCATCAACGCAATTCTCAACTTCCTCGCCAATGTTTTTCGCAAGTCACTAGAGGAACAAGGTGGCAATAGTAACCACACGATGCAGGACCTGCTGGCCAGCATCATACCTAATGGCGGGAGTGGCAGCCAGATGCATAAAGGTAGCGTCGTGGACTTGGGGGATTTTGTACAGCAGCAGTCAGTTGATCACTCCAACGTTGCTGACAACACTCCCAAGCGGGGTCAGCGTTTGTTGCTTCCGTCTCGTGGCGGCAGGGCTTCAGCTACTTCTACGGCGGCCAAGTCGCCCTCGGCAAGCTATGCAACATCGCCTCGGGGTCAGATGGGATCCGTCACCGAGCTGTTTGACAACTCACCGAACGAGGTCACATCACCACCCGACTACCTCAGCAACGATTTGAGGCAAAGCCCCCAGCAGATGATGCGGATTATCGATGCCACCAATGCAGCTGGGGCAACTGCCGACATTGACCTCCCTGACATTGCAGCCAAGACGCCAGTCACTCTCAGCAGCGACCAACGCAACCAGATGTTAAATCTGATGGCCAGCCAGGCCACCGCGCCGCAGTCTACTTCGTCTATCCCTGCCACTGCAAGCCCACTGCCAGCAACGACTACCGCTACATCACCCCAACCTATCCCTGCCATGCAGCAGCGACAGCAACAGCACAGAGCAACTCCACCGCCTGTCCCAGCTCAGGCAGCATCCGGAATGGTTTCATCACCTGTCAACTCAGCCCTTGGAGCCTCTCCACCCAGGTCACTCTCGCCCCTTATGTCCTCCATGCCTCCCCCGCCGTCTCTCCATGATATTACCATGACGCAAGAAGAGCTTGACAGCTTGCAACGCTTGCAGGACGAACAGAAGCACAAGATCGATGAGATATCTCATTTCTTGGCACCCCTCTCACCTTCAGGACGAGTACCTGGCGTCGATGAGGCTGGCAACCCAACAACCGTCTCGCCTGAAGCAAGCGGCAGCTACTTTCCCGACATGACAGATAACATGGACATCGAGCAGTTCTTGGATTCGAGTGCATTCGGGGCTTTCGACGCAAGCGGCACGGGGGGCTCCGCAGACGACTTCAACTTCAGCCTGGACGCCAACTACGACGGGTCTACCCCAGTTGCTGCATATTCATTGGCAGCGCCCATCACCGAGTCCCACAGCAATACACCCAGTTCGGCGGCGACGGAAGAGTATGTCATAAGAAAAGACTTTGCAGAGAATGACGGCTCCGCCGTAGGTCCAGATGCGAAACGGAGGCGGATGGGTTAA